In the Acidimicrobiia bacterium genome, GTGGCGGCTGATGGACCGACGGTGTGGTGGCGTCTGGGTGAGGCGTCGGGAACGGTCGCCGACGACAACGTCGGGTCCCTCAACGGCACGTACGTCGGGGGACCCACCCTGGGCGCCGCAGGGTTGATCGCCCACGACTCGGACACTTCGGTCTCGTTCGACGGCGCCAACGACGTCGTCACGGTCCCGGACTCGAGCTTGATCAACACCGGAGGACGGAGCCGCCACACCATCGAACTGTGGTTCAACGCCACGAACGTCACCAACCGGCAGGTCATCTACGAGCAGGGAGGCACCGGGAGGGGCCTGGCGATCTACCTCGACGGCGGGAACCTGTACTTCGCCGGATGGGACCTCAACACACCGTGGCCGACCACGACGGTGTTCATGTCGACACCGGTCACGGCGGGCACCACCCACCATGCGGTGCTGGCGCTCGACGGTCCCGGCGGGCGACTGAACGCCTACCTCGACGGGGTGTCGGTCGGGTCGGCGACAGGGGTCGCCAACCTCGGGAGCCACGGATCCGACATCGGGATCGGCGCCATGAA is a window encoding:
- a CDS encoding LamG domain-containing protein, producing the protein VAADGPTVWWRLGEASGTVADDNVGSLNGTYVGGPTLGAAGLIAHDSDTSVSFDGANDVVTVPDSSLINTGGRSRHTIELWFNATNVTNRQVIYEQGGTGRGLAIYLDGGNLYFAGWDLNTPWPTTTVFMSTPVTAGTTHHAVLALDGPGGRLNAYLDGVSVGSATGVANLGSHGSDIGIGAMNDATRFHTGTATGSGFRFTGRIDEVAIYNQTLNPTRIAAHHLAGI